A stretch of Lactuca sativa cultivar Salinas chromosome 6, Lsat_Salinas_v11, whole genome shotgun sequence DNA encodes these proteins:
- the LOC111890211 gene encoding dirigent protein 22, translating to MAHLLLPLALSLLTTVSLSLPTTNNYWRSIRPNPFKFRTEKFTHFQFYWHDVQSGSNPTSITIVRQSPVNTSRPNGFGLVNMIDDPLTERPDINSKLIGRAQGMYGLASQEEIGLLMAMNFVFMTGRYNGSTLTVLGRNPVFQKVREMPVIGGSGLFRFARGYVHASTHNLNTTTGDAIVKYGVYVLHY from the coding sequence ATGGCACATCTTCTGCTCCCCTTGGCTCTTTCCCTCCTCACAACCGTTTCACTAAGTTTGCCAACCACCAACAACTACTGGAGATCCATAAGACCGAACCCTTTTAAGTTCAGAACAGAAAAATTCACGCACTTCCAGTTCTACTGGCATGATGTTCAGAGCGGTTCTAACCCCACCTCCATCACCATTGTTCGACAATCACCAGTCAACACCTCCAGACCCAACGGATTTGGCCTTGTCAACATGATCGATGATCCATTGACAGAGAGACCTGATATCAATTCGAAGTTGATAGGGAGAGCACAAGGGATGTATGGGCTGGCTTCGCAAGAAGAAATTGGGTTATTGATGGCGATGAATTTTGTGTTTATGACAGGAAGGTATAATGGGAGTACTTTAACGGTGTTGGGGAGAAATCCGGTGTTTCAGAAGGTGCGAGAGATGCCGGTGATAGGAGGAAGTGGGCTTTTCCGGTTTGCAAGAGGGTATGTTCATGCGAGCACGCATAACCTGAATACCACAACAGGAGATGCCATTGTCAAGTATGGCGTGTATGTATTGCATTATTGA